In Cuculus canorus isolate bCucCan1 chromosome 8, bCucCan1.pri, whole genome shotgun sequence, a single genomic region encodes these proteins:
- the LOC104054728 gene encoding beta-1,3-galactosyltransferase 2 isoform X4, with the protein MLQWRRRHCCFAKMTWNTKRSLFRTHLIGLISLVFLFAMFLFFNHHDWLPSRAGFRESPIAYTIRGFRATKSETNHSSLRNLWKDTVPHTLRPQTVTNSNNTDLSLQGVTGLENTLSANGSIYNEKGTRHPTSYHFKYIINEPGKCQEKNPFLILLIAAEPGQMEARQAIRQTWGNESLTPGIHIVRIFLLGLGITMNEYLQRTILEESRQYHDIIQQEYLDTYYNLTIKTLMGMNWVASYCPRVPYVMKTDSDMFVNTEYLIHKLLKPELPPRHNYFTGYLMRGYAPNRNKDSKWFMPPDLYPSERYPVFCSGTGYVFSGDLAEKIFKVSLSIRRLHLEDVYVGICLAKLRIDPMPPPNEFVFNHWRVSYSSCKYSHLITSHQFQPSELIKYWNHLQQNKHNACANAAKEKAGRYRHRKLH; encoded by the coding sequence ATGCTTCAGTGGAGAAGACGGcactgctgctttgcaaaaatgACCTGGAATACCAAGAGGTCTCTGTTCCGCACCCATCTTATTGGCCTGATCTCTCTCGTATTTCTTTTTGCTATGTTTCTATTCTTCAATCATCACGACTGGCTGCCAAGCAGGGCCGGATTCAGAGAAAGCCCTATAGCTTACACTATACGAGGATTTAGAGCTACAAAAAGTGAGACAAACCACAGCTCTTTAAGGAACTTATGGAAAGACACTGTACCTCACACACTCAGGCCTCAAACAGTGACCAACTCAAACAACACGGATCTGTCACTGCAAGGAGTAACTGGTTTGGAAAACACACTCAGTGCCAATGGAAGTATTTACAACGAAAAAGGTACCAGGCATCCAACTTCGTATCATTTCAAATACATCATCAACGAGCCTGGGAAATGCCAAGAGAAAAACCCTTTTCTAATATTGCTCAtagctgcagagccaggccaGATGGAAGCTAGACAAGCTATTCGACAAACCTGGGGTAATGAAAGCCTGACACCTGGCATCCACATAGTTCGTATTTTTTTGCTGGGTTTAGGCATCACGATGAATGAATACCTCCAGCGTACCATTCTAGAGGAAAGTAGACAGTACCATGACATCATTCAACAAGAATACTTAGACACCTACTATAATTTAACCATTAAAACTCTGATGGGCATGAACTGGGTTGCATCTTATTGTCCACGTGTTCCATACGTTATGAAAACTGACAGTGACATGTTCGTCAATACTGAATATTTGATACACAAGCTTCTGAAACCAGAACTTCCTCCAAGGCACAATTATTTCACAGGTTATTTAATGAGAGGTTACGCACCTAATAGGAACAAAGATAGTAAGTGGTTTATGCCACCTGATTTGTATCCAAGTGAACGTTACCCTGTATTCTGCTCTGGAACTGGTTATGTTTTTTCTGGAGATTTAGcagaaaaaatctttaaagtcTCCTTAAGCATCAGACGTTTACATTTGGAGGATGTATATGTGGGGATCTGTCTTGCCAAGTTGCGAATTGACCCTATGCCTCCACCCAATGAGTTTGTCTTCAATCACTGGCGAGTTTCTTATTCCAGCTGTAAATATAGCCACCTAATTACCTCCCATCAGTTCCAACCTAGTGAACTGATCAAATACTGGAACCACTTACAACAAAATAAGCACAATGCCTGTGCCaatgcagcaaaagaaaaagcaggcagGTATCGCCACCGTAAATTGCACTAG
- the LOC104054728 gene encoding beta-1,3-galactosyltransferase 2 isoform X2 produces the protein MLQWRRRHCCFAKMTWNTKRSLFRTHLIGLISLVFLFAMFLFFNHHDWLPSRAGFRESPIAYTIRGFRATKSETNHSSLRNLWKDTVPHTLRPQTVTNSNNTDLSLQGVTGLENTLSANGSIYNEKGTRHPTSYHFKYIINEPGKCQEKNPFLILLIAAEPGQMEARQAIRQTWGNESLTPGIHIVRIFLLGLGITMNEYLQRTILEESRQYHDIIQQEYLDTYYNLTIKTLMGMNWVASYCPRVPYVMKTDSDMFVNTEYLIHKLLKPELPPRHNYFTGYLMRGYAPNRNKDSKWFMPPDLYPSERYPVFCSGTGYVFSGDLAEKIFKVSLSIRRLHLEDVYVGICLAKLRIDPMPPPNEFVFNHWRVSYSSCKYSHLITSHQFQPSELIKYWNHLQQNKHNACANAAKEKAGGDDRVITRLRVPDSNMGENITQAILKIEATMRTTENKLRENKKTRKLCKLPHWRIKRTEEHTSKPLRKGASEQVHSPHCSPFNLI, from the exons ATGCTTCAGTGGAGAAGACGGcactgctgctttgcaaaaatgACCTGGAATACCAAGAGGTCTCTGTTCCGCACCCATCTTATTGGCCTGATCTCTCTCGTATTTCTTTTTGCTATGTTTCTATTCTTCAATCATCACGACTGGCTGCCAAGCAGGGCCGGATTCAGAGAAAGCCCTATAGCTTACACTATACGAGGATTTAGAGCTACAAAAAGTGAGACAAACCACAGCTCTTTAAGGAACTTATGGAAAGACACTGTACCTCACACACTCAGGCCTCAAACAGTGACCAACTCAAACAACACGGATCTGTCACTGCAAGGAGTAACTGGTTTGGAAAACACACTCAGTGCCAATGGAAGTATTTACAACGAAAAAGGTACCAGGCATCCAACTTCGTATCATTTCAAATACATCATCAACGAGCCTGGGAAATGCCAAGAGAAAAACCCTTTTCTAATATTGCTCAtagctgcagagccaggccaGATGGAAGCTAGACAAGCTATTCGACAAACCTGGGGTAATGAAAGCCTGACACCTGGCATCCACATAGTTCGTATTTTTTTGCTGGGTTTAGGCATCACGATGAATGAATACCTCCAGCGTACCATTCTAGAGGAAAGTAGACAGTACCATGACATCATTCAACAAGAATACTTAGACACCTACTATAATTTAACCATTAAAACTCTGATGGGCATGAACTGGGTTGCATCTTATTGTCCACGTGTTCCATACGTTATGAAAACTGACAGTGACATGTTCGTCAATACTGAATATTTGATACACAAGCTTCTGAAACCAGAACTTCCTCCAAGGCACAATTATTTCACAGGTTATTTAATGAGAGGTTACGCACCTAATAGGAACAAAGATAGTAAGTGGTTTATGCCACCTGATTTGTATCCAAGTGAACGTTACCCTGTATTCTGCTCTGGAACTGGTTATGTTTTTTCTGGAGATTTAGcagaaaaaatctttaaagtcTCCTTAAGCATCAGACGTTTACATTTGGAGGATGTATATGTGGGGATCTGTCTTGCCAAGTTGCGAATTGACCCTATGCCTCCACCCAATGAGTTTGTCTTCAATCACTGGCGAGTTTCTTATTCCAGCTGTAAATATAGCCACCTAATTACCTCCCATCAGTTCCAACCTAGTGAACTGATCAAATACTGGAACCACTTACAACAAAATAAGCACAATGCCTGTGCCaatgcagcaaaagaaaaagcag GTGGAGACGACCGGGTCATAACAAGATTGAGAGTTCCAGACAGCAATATGGGCGAGAACATAACccaagcaattttaaaaattgaagcCACAATGCGtaccactgaaaataaattgagaG agaataagaaaacaagaaaactctGCAAGTTGCCTCACTGGAGGATAAAGCGTACCGAAGAACATACAAGCAAGCCTCTGAGGAAAGGTGCATCCGAACAAGTGCATTCACCTCATTGTAGCCCATTTAACCTTATCTAA
- the LOC104054728 gene encoding beta-1,3-galactosyltransferase 2 isoform X5, whose product MLQWRRRHCCFAKMTWNTKRSLFRTHLIGLISLVFLFAMFLFFNHHDWLPSRAGFRESPIAYTIRGFRATKSETNHSSLRNLWKDTVPHTLRPQTVTNSNNTDLSLQGVTGLENTLSANGSIYNEKGTRHPTSYHFKYIINEPGKCQEKNPFLILLIAAEPGQMEARQAIRQTWGNESLTPGIHIVRIFLLGLGITMNEYLQRTILEESRQYHDIIQQEYLDTYYNLTIKTLMGMNWVASYCPRVPYVMKTDSDMFVNTEYLIHKLLKPELPPRHNYFTGYLMRGYAPNRNKDSGDDRVITRLRVPDSNMGENITQAILKIEATMRTTENKLRGIICPRKEEEEEKTAVFLQLLSVYNTNILFFFNKRIRKQENSASCLTGG is encoded by the exons ATGCTTCAGTGGAGAAGACGGcactgctgctttgcaaaaatgACCTGGAATACCAAGAGGTCTCTGTTCCGCACCCATCTTATTGGCCTGATCTCTCTCGTATTTCTTTTTGCTATGTTTCTATTCTTCAATCATCACGACTGGCTGCCAAGCAGGGCCGGATTCAGAGAAAGCCCTATAGCTTACACTATACGAGGATTTAGAGCTACAAAAAGTGAGACAAACCACAGCTCTTTAAGGAACTTATGGAAAGACACTGTACCTCACACACTCAGGCCTCAAACAGTGACCAACTCAAACAACACGGATCTGTCACTGCAAGGAGTAACTGGTTTGGAAAACACACTCAGTGCCAATGGAAGTATTTACAACGAAAAAGGTACCAGGCATCCAACTTCGTATCATTTCAAATACATCATCAACGAGCCTGGGAAATGCCAAGAGAAAAACCCTTTTCTAATATTGCTCAtagctgcagagccaggccaGATGGAAGCTAGACAAGCTATTCGACAAACCTGGGGTAATGAAAGCCTGACACCTGGCATCCACATAGTTCGTATTTTTTTGCTGGGTTTAGGCATCACGATGAATGAATACCTCCAGCGTACCATTCTAGAGGAAAGTAGACAGTACCATGACATCATTCAACAAGAATACTTAGACACCTACTATAATTTAACCATTAAAACTCTGATGGGCATGAACTGGGTTGCATCTTATTGTCCACGTGTTCCATACGTTATGAAAACTGACAGTGACATGTTCGTCAATACTGAATATTTGATACACAAGCTTCTGAAACCAGAACTTCCTCCAAGGCACAATTATTTCACAGGTTATTTAATGAGAGGTTACGCACCTAATAGGAACAAAGATA GTGGAGACGACCGGGTCATAACAAGATTGAGAGTTCCAGACAGCAATATGGGCGAGAACATAACccaagcaattttaaaaattgaagcCACAATGCGtaccactgaaaataaattgagaG GTATCATTTGCCcgagaaaggaggaggaagaggagaaaactgCCGTTTTTCTACAACTTTTATCAGTTTATAACAccaatatactttttttttttaataagagaataagaaaacaagaaaactctGCAAGTTGCCTCACTGGAGGATAA
- the LOC104054728 gene encoding beta-1,3-galactosyltransferase 2 isoform X3 — translation MLQWRRRHCCFAKMTWNTKRSLFRTHLIGLISLVFLFAMFLFFNHHDWLPSRAGFRESPIAYTIRGFRATKSETNHSSLRNLWKDTVPHTLRPQTVTNSNNTDLSLQGVTGLENTLSANGSIYNEKGTRHPTSYHFKYIINEPGKCQEKNPFLILLIAAEPGQMEARQAIRQTWGNESLTPGIHIVRIFLLGLGITMNEYLQRTILEESRQYHDIIQQEYLDTYYNLTIKTLMGMNWVASYCPRVPYVMKTDSDMFVNTEYLIHKLLKPELPPRHNYFTGYLMRGYAPNRNKDSKWFMPPDLYPSERYPVFCSGTGYVFSGDLAEKIFKVSLSIRRLHLEDVYVGICLAKLRIDPMPPPNEFVFNHWRVSYSSCKYSHLITSHQFQPSELIKYWNHLQQNKHNACANAAKEKAGGDDRVITRLRVPDSNMGENITQAILKIEATMRTTENKLRDCSSKPARNLGGTQSSPLLTTISNC, via the exons ATGCTTCAGTGGAGAAGACGGcactgctgctttgcaaaaatgACCTGGAATACCAAGAGGTCTCTGTTCCGCACCCATCTTATTGGCCTGATCTCTCTCGTATTTCTTTTTGCTATGTTTCTATTCTTCAATCATCACGACTGGCTGCCAAGCAGGGCCGGATTCAGAGAAAGCCCTATAGCTTACACTATACGAGGATTTAGAGCTACAAAAAGTGAGACAAACCACAGCTCTTTAAGGAACTTATGGAAAGACACTGTACCTCACACACTCAGGCCTCAAACAGTGACCAACTCAAACAACACGGATCTGTCACTGCAAGGAGTAACTGGTTTGGAAAACACACTCAGTGCCAATGGAAGTATTTACAACGAAAAAGGTACCAGGCATCCAACTTCGTATCATTTCAAATACATCATCAACGAGCCTGGGAAATGCCAAGAGAAAAACCCTTTTCTAATATTGCTCAtagctgcagagccaggccaGATGGAAGCTAGACAAGCTATTCGACAAACCTGGGGTAATGAAAGCCTGACACCTGGCATCCACATAGTTCGTATTTTTTTGCTGGGTTTAGGCATCACGATGAATGAATACCTCCAGCGTACCATTCTAGAGGAAAGTAGACAGTACCATGACATCATTCAACAAGAATACTTAGACACCTACTATAATTTAACCATTAAAACTCTGATGGGCATGAACTGGGTTGCATCTTATTGTCCACGTGTTCCATACGTTATGAAAACTGACAGTGACATGTTCGTCAATACTGAATATTTGATACACAAGCTTCTGAAACCAGAACTTCCTCCAAGGCACAATTATTTCACAGGTTATTTAATGAGAGGTTACGCACCTAATAGGAACAAAGATAGTAAGTGGTTTATGCCACCTGATTTGTATCCAAGTGAACGTTACCCTGTATTCTGCTCTGGAACTGGTTATGTTTTTTCTGGAGATTTAGcagaaaaaatctttaaagtcTCCTTAAGCATCAGACGTTTACATTTGGAGGATGTATATGTGGGGATCTGTCTTGCCAAGTTGCGAATTGACCCTATGCCTCCACCCAATGAGTTTGTCTTCAATCACTGGCGAGTTTCTTATTCCAGCTGTAAATATAGCCACCTAATTACCTCCCATCAGTTCCAACCTAGTGAACTGATCAAATACTGGAACCACTTACAACAAAATAAGCACAATGCCTGTGCCaatgcagcaaaagaaaaagcag GTGGAGACGACCGGGTCATAACAAGATTGAGAGTTCCAGACAGCAATATGGGCGAGAACATAACccaagcaattttaaaaattgaagcCACAATGCGtaccactgaaaataaattgagaG attgtTCTTCCAAGCCAGCAAGAAATTTGGGTGGCACACAGTCTTCACCCTTGCTGACCACAATTTCAAACTGCTGA
- the LOC104054728 gene encoding beta-1,3-galactosyltransferase 2 isoform X1 has product MLQWRRRHCCFAKMTWNTKRSLFRTHLIGLISLVFLFAMFLFFNHHDWLPSRAGFRESPIAYTIRGFRATKSETNHSSLRNLWKDTVPHTLRPQTVTNSNNTDLSLQGVTGLENTLSANGSIYNEKGTRHPTSYHFKYIINEPGKCQEKNPFLILLIAAEPGQMEARQAIRQTWGNESLTPGIHIVRIFLLGLGITMNEYLQRTILEESRQYHDIIQQEYLDTYYNLTIKTLMGMNWVASYCPRVPYVMKTDSDMFVNTEYLIHKLLKPELPPRHNYFTGYLMRGYAPNRNKDSKWFMPPDLYPSERYPVFCSGTGYVFSGDLAEKIFKVSLSIRRLHLEDVYVGICLAKLRIDPMPPPNEFVFNHWRVSYSSCKYSHLITSHQFQPSELIKYWNHLQQNKHNACANAAKEKAGGDDRVITRLRVPDSNMGENITQAILKIEATMRTTENKLRGIICPRKEEEEEKTAVFLQLLSVYNTNILFFFNKRIRKQENSASCLTGG; this is encoded by the exons ATGCTTCAGTGGAGAAGACGGcactgctgctttgcaaaaatgACCTGGAATACCAAGAGGTCTCTGTTCCGCACCCATCTTATTGGCCTGATCTCTCTCGTATTTCTTTTTGCTATGTTTCTATTCTTCAATCATCACGACTGGCTGCCAAGCAGGGCCGGATTCAGAGAAAGCCCTATAGCTTACACTATACGAGGATTTAGAGCTACAAAAAGTGAGACAAACCACAGCTCTTTAAGGAACTTATGGAAAGACACTGTACCTCACACACTCAGGCCTCAAACAGTGACCAACTCAAACAACACGGATCTGTCACTGCAAGGAGTAACTGGTTTGGAAAACACACTCAGTGCCAATGGAAGTATTTACAACGAAAAAGGTACCAGGCATCCAACTTCGTATCATTTCAAATACATCATCAACGAGCCTGGGAAATGCCAAGAGAAAAACCCTTTTCTAATATTGCTCAtagctgcagagccaggccaGATGGAAGCTAGACAAGCTATTCGACAAACCTGGGGTAATGAAAGCCTGACACCTGGCATCCACATAGTTCGTATTTTTTTGCTGGGTTTAGGCATCACGATGAATGAATACCTCCAGCGTACCATTCTAGAGGAAAGTAGACAGTACCATGACATCATTCAACAAGAATACTTAGACACCTACTATAATTTAACCATTAAAACTCTGATGGGCATGAACTGGGTTGCATCTTATTGTCCACGTGTTCCATACGTTATGAAAACTGACAGTGACATGTTCGTCAATACTGAATATTTGATACACAAGCTTCTGAAACCAGAACTTCCTCCAAGGCACAATTATTTCACAGGTTATTTAATGAGAGGTTACGCACCTAATAGGAACAAAGATAGTAAGTGGTTTATGCCACCTGATTTGTATCCAAGTGAACGTTACCCTGTATTCTGCTCTGGAACTGGTTATGTTTTTTCTGGAGATTTAGcagaaaaaatctttaaagtcTCCTTAAGCATCAGACGTTTACATTTGGAGGATGTATATGTGGGGATCTGTCTTGCCAAGTTGCGAATTGACCCTATGCCTCCACCCAATGAGTTTGTCTTCAATCACTGGCGAGTTTCTTATTCCAGCTGTAAATATAGCCACCTAATTACCTCCCATCAGTTCCAACCTAGTGAACTGATCAAATACTGGAACCACTTACAACAAAATAAGCACAATGCCTGTGCCaatgcagcaaaagaaaaagcag GTGGAGACGACCGGGTCATAACAAGATTGAGAGTTCCAGACAGCAATATGGGCGAGAACATAACccaagcaattttaaaaattgaagcCACAATGCGtaccactgaaaataaattgagaG GTATCATTTGCCcgagaaaggaggaggaagaggagaaaactgCCGTTTTTCTACAACTTTTATCAGTTTATAACAccaatatactttttttttttaataagagaataagaaaacaagaaaactctGCAAGTTGCCTCACTGGAGGATAA